AGGATAGCCCGTCGAAGGTACCTCTTCGACGATTACTGCTCCCTTCATTCCGGCGTCTTGGTCTGGCTCGGATATGAACTGATAGACACCGGGCTCCTCGAAGATGTAGTGATAACTAGTGCCCGATTGGGCGTTCGGCGTGCCGCTATCGAACGTGCCGTCGACGGCGACCACGTTGTGTTCGTCACCGTGGCCGGTCCAGTCCCAGCGGACGTTCGTCATCGGTCGCACGTGGATGACCGGCGGATCAAATGCAAGCGCATCGCCAACCGGTTCACCAACGGTGATCGTCGGCTGGACACCCGCACCGAACCGTTTCGGGGTGCCGTCATACCCGTTCGCATCCGCGAGCCACGTTTCCAGTGATTCCATAGGAGTCGTGGATGTGCTTGCCGTGTCCGTTGCCGTCGATGGCTCCGTCGTTGGAGGGGCCGGTCCCGTCGATGGTTCCGCTGCGTCAGTTGTCGTAAGACAGCCAGCCATACCGAGAAAGCCAGCGAGGGCGGTTCCTTTGAGGTACGACCGTCGGGAGGGAGACCAATTCATCGCAACTGTGCGTTTTGACAAACTAGAGGAGTATGGATTGGGTGAAAGTCACAGATTGGTACTCGGAGGCATATTTATTACCAGAGCGTGAATCCATTTAGCGTTAGGCAACGTTAAGCACCATTTCCACAGGTTACTGCACGATAGCCGTGAATACCCGTCGTTCGATTTTTCGTAGATGTTCACCAGCCGTT
The Halobellus limi genome window above contains:
- a CDS encoding halocyanin domain-containing protein, encoding MESLETWLADANGYDGTPKRFGAGVQPTITVGEPVGDALAFDPPVIHVRPMTNVRWDWTGHGDEHNVVAVDGTFDSGTPNAQSGTSYHYIFEEPGVYQFISEPDQDAGMKGAVIVEEVPSTGYPAVDDWVARAPNFTGDVVDRTDTDTATVTVGAPDTNNPFVFTPPVLKIASGTTVEWQWAGSGPHTVTFEDHDIGTDGVVSTSGVQFTQTFAESGTYRYRCDPHETLGMRGAIIVE